From a region of the Tenggerimyces flavus genome:
- the ftsX gene encoding permease-like cell division protein FtsX translates to MRIRYAFSELGTGMRRNLTMTVAVIVTVWVSLVLFGVGMLLRAEVDLVKGFWYDKVQIAVFMCNDTASSPQCADGKVTDDQKSQIKQTLSSNPEVRGVFEETQQEAFKRYQEIYQDSATSDIVQADDLQSSYRVSLKNPEQYEGVVSAVQGLPGVYSVQDSREVLEPLFKGLNGLQWMAIGLAGGLLIAAILQIGNTIRLTVFSRRREIGIMRLVGASNMYIQLPFIVESVVSALAGAALACATLAFAPLVTERLRSGIRAVPWIGWDATIATMPVLIGLGILLAVIASFVTLRKYLNV, encoded by the coding sequence ATGCGGATCAGATACGCCTTCTCCGAGCTCGGCACCGGCATGCGCCGGAACCTCACCATGACGGTGGCGGTGATCGTCACGGTCTGGGTCTCGCTCGTCCTGTTCGGCGTCGGCATGCTGCTGCGCGCCGAGGTCGACCTGGTCAAGGGCTTCTGGTACGACAAGGTGCAGATCGCGGTCTTCATGTGCAACGACACCGCGAGCTCGCCGCAGTGCGCCGACGGCAAGGTCACTGACGACCAGAAGTCGCAGATCAAGCAGACCCTGTCCAGCAACCCCGAGGTCAGGGGGGTCTTCGAGGAGACCCAGCAGGAGGCGTTCAAGCGCTACCAGGAGATCTACCAGGACTCGGCGACCTCGGACATCGTCCAGGCCGACGACCTGCAGTCGTCGTACCGCGTGAGCCTGAAGAACCCCGAGCAGTACGAGGGCGTGGTCTCCGCGGTCCAGGGACTCCCCGGCGTGTACTCCGTGCAGGACTCGCGCGAGGTCCTCGAGCCCCTGTTCAAGGGGCTGAACGGGCTGCAATGGATGGCCATAGGCCTGGCCGGAGGTCTCTTGATCGCCGCGATCCTGCAGATCGGCAACACGATCCGGCTGACCGTCTTCAGCCGGCGACGAGAGATCGGGATCATGCGCCTGGTGGGCGCGTCGAACATGTACATCCAGCTCCCGTTCATCGTCGAAAGCGTGGTATCCGCCCTGGCCGGAGCCGCTTTGGCCTGCGCCACGCTCGCGTTCGCGCCGCTGGTCACCGAGCGGCTCAGGAGCGGCATCCGGGCGGTTCCGTGGATCGGTTGGGACGCGACGATCGCGACGATGCCCGTTTTGATTGGTTTAGGGATTCTCTTGGCAGTTATCGCATCGTTTGTCACACTACGGAAATACCTCAACGTGTGA
- a CDS encoding cation:proton antiporter, which yields MALFLIELGAIILALGILGRVASRLKFSPIPLYLLAGLAFGQGGLLPLATTEEFVETGAEIGVILLLLMLGLEYTASDLVRNLKTQYPSGIVDAVLNGLPGAIAALLLGWGPVAAVALAGVTWISSSGVIAKVLSDLGRLGNRETPVILSVLVLEDLAMAIYLPIVTALLAGIGWLEGGITLAIALGVISVVLFVALRYGRFISKLVASDNPETLLLMVLGLTLLVAGLAQQLQVSAAVGAFLVGIALSGEVGEATHTLLSPLRDLFAAVFFVFFGLHTDPASIPGVLLPALLLAFVTAGTKIATGYYAARRAGHTVAARWRAGGALVARGEFSIIIAGLAVSAGVEPRIGPFATAYVLILVVVGPLTARFVEPLARRLTDLVKRPAPSP from the coding sequence GTGGCGTTGTTCCTGATCGAGCTCGGTGCGATCATTCTCGCCCTCGGGATTCTCGGGCGTGTCGCGAGCCGGCTGAAGTTCTCACCGATTCCGCTCTATCTGCTGGCCGGGCTCGCGTTCGGCCAGGGCGGACTGCTCCCGCTCGCCACGACCGAGGAGTTCGTCGAGACCGGCGCCGAGATCGGCGTGATCCTGCTGCTGCTCATGCTCGGCCTGGAGTACACGGCGTCCGACCTGGTCCGGAACCTCAAGACCCAGTACCCCTCCGGCATCGTCGACGCGGTGCTGAACGGTCTGCCCGGCGCCATCGCCGCGCTGCTGCTGGGGTGGGGCCCGGTCGCGGCGGTGGCTTTGGCGGGGGTCACGTGGATCTCGTCGTCCGGCGTGATCGCGAAGGTGCTCTCCGACCTCGGCCGGCTCGGCAACCGGGAGACGCCGGTGATCCTGAGCGTCCTCGTACTCGAGGACCTCGCGATGGCGATCTACCTGCCGATCGTCACCGCGCTGCTGGCAGGCATCGGCTGGCTGGAGGGCGGCATCACGCTGGCGATCGCGCTCGGCGTGATCTCGGTCGTGCTGTTCGTGGCGTTGCGGTACGGCCGGTTCATCTCCAAGCTCGTCGCGAGCGACAACCCCGAGACGCTGCTGCTGATGGTCCTCGGCCTGACGCTGCTCGTCGCCGGGCTGGCACAGCAGCTGCAGGTGTCCGCGGCGGTCGGCGCGTTCCTGGTCGGCATCGCGTTGTCCGGCGAGGTCGGCGAGGCGACCCACACGTTGCTGTCGCCGCTGCGCGACCTGTTCGCCGCCGTGTTCTTCGTCTTCTTCGGCCTGCACACCGACCCCGCCAGCATCCCCGGGGTCCTGCTACCGGCGCTGCTGCTGGCGTTCGTCACCGCGGGAACGAAGATCGCCACGGGCTACTACGCGGCGCGGCGCGCCGGCCACACGGTCGCGGCCCGCTGGCGTGCCGGCGGCGCCTTGGTCGCGCGCGGCGAGTTCTCGATCATCATCGCCGGGCTCGCGGTCAGCGCGGGCGTGGAGCCACGGATCGGTCCGTTCGCGACGGCGTACGTCCTGATCCTGGTCGTCGTCGGCCCGCTGACCGCCCGCTTCGTCGAGCCGCTCGCCCGGCGGCTGACCGACCTGGTGAAGCGGCCCGCCCCGTCGCCCTAG
- a CDS encoding cation:proton antiporter regulatory subunit — protein MAAQRMSSTPLPGIGVRYDLTTKDERDVSVVALRDGSRTINVYSHEDPDNCEAALRLTGDEAGLIINALAPDHQNPSILHTTSLGLVAERIELESESAWNGRVLGEARIRTETGASVVAVLRRNEAIPSPTPDFRLATGDALIVIGTREGVDAAAAILGQD, from the coding sequence ATGGCAGCACAACGGATGAGCTCGACGCCGTTGCCCGGGATCGGCGTGCGGTACGACCTGACCACCAAGGACGAACGGGACGTCTCGGTCGTCGCGCTCCGCGACGGGTCACGCACGATCAACGTGTACAGCCACGAGGACCCCGACAACTGCGAGGCCGCGCTCCGGCTCACCGGCGACGAGGCGGGGCTGATCATCAACGCGCTGGCGCCGGACCACCAGAACCCGTCGATCCTGCACACGACCTCGCTCGGCCTCGTCGCGGAGCGGATCGAGCTGGAGAGCGAGTCAGCGTGGAACGGGCGCGTGCTCGGCGAGGCCCGGATCCGTACCGAGACCGGTGCCTCGGTGGTCGCGGTGCTCCGCCGGAACGAGGCCATCCCCTCGCCGACGCCGGACTTCCGGCTCGCCACCGGGGACGCCCTGATCGTGATCGGCACCCGCGAGGGCGTGGACGCGGCCGCGGCCATCCTCGGGCAGGACTGA
- a CDS encoding type II secretion system F family protein, which yields MRVLLLGGLFGALIGFGLLLMFVRVPAFRRPRLDDRLAPYVRDAPGVGGFYQLGDRTFTPFPTLERILRPYFRDGARLLERILGGGAVVRRRLQQAGQDMTLEEFRIEQLIWGALGFAFALVISLLAFVARGASPVALLVLCVAAFVVGVLLRDRRLVSQVKHRESLMIAEFPTVADMLALSVTAGEGPVAALERVSRTSKGELAKEFRSAIQDARTGLSLVEALEKVGDRTNLTALARFVDGIAISVERGTPLADVLRAQAADVRESGKRELIETGGKKEIGMMIPIVFLVLPVTVLFAFFPGAIGLQMVTQ from the coding sequence ATGAGAGTCCTCTTGCTGGGTGGGCTGTTCGGCGCCCTCATCGGGTTCGGCCTGCTGCTGATGTTCGTCCGCGTCCCGGCGTTTCGCAGGCCCCGCTTGGACGATCGGCTCGCACCGTACGTACGCGACGCGCCCGGGGTCGGTGGCTTTTACCAGCTGGGTGACCGTACGTTCACGCCGTTCCCCACGCTGGAACGCATCCTCCGGCCGTACTTCCGCGACGGCGCGCGACTGCTCGAACGCATCCTCGGCGGCGGCGCGGTCGTCCGGCGAAGGCTGCAGCAGGCCGGCCAGGACATGACGCTCGAGGAGTTCCGCATCGAGCAGCTGATCTGGGGCGCGCTCGGGTTCGCGTTCGCGCTGGTGATCTCGCTGCTCGCGTTCGTGGCGCGCGGCGCCAGCCCCGTCGCGTTGCTGGTGCTGTGTGTGGCGGCGTTCGTCGTCGGCGTGCTGCTCCGCGACCGGCGGCTGGTCAGTCAGGTCAAGCACCGCGAGTCGCTGATGATCGCCGAGTTCCCCACCGTGGCGGACATGTTGGCGTTGTCGGTGACCGCGGGCGAGGGTCCCGTCGCGGCGCTCGAACGGGTCTCTCGCACCAGCAAGGGCGAGCTCGCCAAGGAGTTCCGCTCGGCGATCCAGGACGCGCGCACCGGCCTCTCGCTGGTCGAGGCGCTGGAGAAGGTCGGCGACCGTACCAACCTGACCGCGCTGGCGAGATTCGTCGACGGTATCGCGATCTCGGTCGAGCGAGGCACGCCGCTCGCGGACGTGCTTCGTGCTCAGGCCGCCGACGTTCGCGAGTCAGGCAAGCGCGAACTCATCGAGACCGGCGGTAAGAAAGAGATCGGGATGATGATCCCGATCGTGTTCCTCGTGCTCCCTGTGACCGTGCTCTTCGCGTTCTTCCCTGGCGCCATCGGGCTCCAGATGGTGACCCAGTGA
- the ftsE gene encoding cell division ATP-binding protein FtsE, whose translation MIRFENVSKVYDGQTRPALADVTVDVDKGEFVFLVGQSGSGKSTFLKLALRELRPSRGRVFVAGKELNRLSGWKVPRLRRQIGTVFQDFRLLPNKTVHENVAFALQVIGKPKHHITKVVPEVLELVGLDGKELRMPDELSGGEQQRVAIARAFVNRPMILIADEPTGNLDPSTSVGIMKLLDRINRTGTTVMMATHDSNIVDQMRKRVIELEGGKLVRDQSRGVYGYQT comes from the coding sequence GTGATTCGGTTCGAGAACGTCAGCAAGGTGTACGACGGGCAGACGCGGCCCGCGCTCGCCGATGTCACTGTCGATGTCGACAAGGGCGAGTTCGTGTTCCTCGTCGGCCAGTCCGGTTCGGGCAAGTCCACGTTCCTCAAGCTCGCGCTCCGTGAGCTGCGGCCCAGCCGCGGACGGGTCTTCGTCGCAGGCAAGGAGCTCAACCGGCTCTCCGGCTGGAAGGTCCCACGCCTACGGCGCCAGATCGGTACGGTCTTCCAGGACTTCCGACTGCTCCCGAACAAGACCGTTCACGAGAACGTCGCGTTCGCCCTCCAGGTCATCGGCAAGCCGAAGCACCACATCACCAAGGTGGTCCCGGAGGTGCTCGAGCTCGTCGGCCTGGACGGCAAGGAGCTGCGGATGCCGGACGAACTGTCCGGCGGTGAGCAGCAGCGCGTCGCGATCGCCCGGGCGTTCGTCAACCGGCCGATGATCCTGATCGCCGACGAGCCGACCGGAAACCTCGACCCCAGCACGTCTGTCGGCATCATGAAGCTGCTCGACCGGATCAACCGGACCGGGACGACCGTGATGATGGCCACACACGACTCGAACATCGTCGACCAGATGCGCAAGCGCGTGATCGAGCTCGAGGGCGGCAAGCTCGTCCGCGACCAGTCGCGCGGTGTGTACGGCTACCAGACGTAA
- a CDS encoding pilus assembly protein TadG-related protein, translating into MRRMADERGQMTVLIIGFGVIIILLMVVVFDASQVFIYRRGLAAIADGAALAATNGIDDEAIYTGGVIGNKVVLSEELARIEVQAYMQDVADDSINCDVTGINAAEVTVDCEGTAHLPIVNAISGAGALTVYAEASAETFATAG; encoded by the coding sequence ATGCGACGCATGGCTGACGAACGCGGCCAGATGACGGTGTTGATCATCGGCTTCGGCGTGATCATCATCCTGCTGATGGTGGTCGTCTTCGACGCCTCTCAGGTCTTCATCTACCGCCGCGGCCTGGCCGCCATCGCCGACGGCGCGGCGCTAGCGGCGACGAACGGCATCGACGACGAGGCGATCTACACCGGCGGCGTGATCGGCAACAAGGTCGTGCTGAGCGAGGAGCTCGCCCGCATCGAGGTGCAGGCGTACATGCAGGACGTGGCCGACGACTCGATCAACTGCGACGTGACCGGGATCAACGCGGCCGAGGTCACGGTGGATTGCGAGGGTACGGCGCACCTCCCGATCGTCAACGCCATCTCCGGAGCGGGCGCGCTGACCGTCTACGCGGAGGCGTCCGCGGAGACCTTCGCCACGGCGGGCTGA
- a CDS encoding type II secretion system F family protein, whose product MGILVGLMLGLGIVLIARTFMKPAPKQEKTGPSFQDRTEDLLAQAGIEAVSPGQLIGACVGMGLFVLLIVFLVSGGVIPVALAFGTMAAYLPLALVRMRARARRQELRELWPDVVDNLASSVRAGLSLPEALMQIGHRGPEALRRQFQRFGEDYRATGRFNDCLDRLKRNLADPVGDRIVESLRIAREVGGSDLGRLLRTLSGFLREDVRTRAELEARQSWTVNGAKLAVAAPWIVLAFLAFQPEIISRYNSPIGFLVLLIGGGMCALAYRLMLRIGRLPEEERVLR is encoded by the coding sequence ATGGGCATCCTCGTCGGCCTCATGCTCGGCCTCGGGATCGTTCTGATCGCGCGGACGTTCATGAAGCCCGCGCCGAAGCAGGAGAAGACCGGTCCGAGCTTCCAGGACCGGACCGAGGACCTGCTTGCCCAGGCGGGCATCGAGGCCGTGTCGCCCGGACAGCTCATCGGCGCGTGCGTCGGCATGGGCCTGTTCGTGCTGCTCATCGTGTTCCTGGTGTCCGGCGGCGTGATCCCCGTCGCCCTCGCGTTCGGCACGATGGCGGCCTACCTGCCGCTGGCGCTCGTACGCATGCGCGCGCGGGCACGACGGCAGGAGCTGCGTGAGCTGTGGCCGGACGTCGTCGACAACCTCGCGTCGAGCGTACGAGCCGGCCTCTCGCTCCCCGAGGCCCTGATGCAGATCGGCCACCGCGGACCCGAAGCGCTCAGAAGGCAGTTCCAGCGCTTCGGCGAGGACTACCGCGCGACCGGTCGCTTCAACGACTGCCTGGACCGGCTCAAGCGCAACCTCGCCGACCCCGTCGGCGACCGGATCGTCGAGTCGCTGCGGATCGCCCGAGAGGTCGGCGGTAGCGACCTCGGCCGGCTGCTGCGCACGCTGTCGGGCTTCCTCCGCGAGGACGTACGGACCCGCGCCGAGCTCGAGGCCCGCCAGTCCTGGACCGTCAACGGCGCGAAGCTCGCGGTCGCGGCGCCCTGGATCGTGCTCGCGTTCCTCGCCTTCCAGCCGGAGATCATCTCCCGGTACAACTCTCCGATCGGTTTCCTGGTCCTCCTCATCGGCGGCGGCATGTGCGCGCTGGCGTACCGCCTGATGCTCCGGATCGGACGCCTCCCCGAGGAAGAGCGGGTGCTGCGATGA
- a CDS encoding TadE/TadG family type IV pilus assembly protein produces MTDARGSGGSEDGSAATEFVLVMLVLLPLFLGIFQLGLFLHVRNTLTACAHEGARQAANYNGTLGEGRAVAEDCISDSLSPGMAGGTTTGTGSAGGQLLMVVSVRATMPAIGFWGPRFQFVVSGHAVKEPTPA; encoded by the coding sequence GTGACTGACGCGCGCGGCAGTGGCGGGTCGGAGGACGGCTCGGCCGCGACCGAGTTCGTCCTCGTGATGCTGGTGCTGCTGCCCTTGTTCCTCGGCATCTTCCAGCTCGGGCTGTTCCTGCACGTACGGAACACCCTCACCGCGTGCGCGCACGAGGGAGCCCGGCAGGCCGCCAACTACAACGGCACCCTCGGCGAGGGCAGGGCCGTTGCCGAGGACTGCATCTCGGACTCGCTGTCGCCCGGCATGGCCGGTGGCACGACGACGGGTACCGGAAGCGCCGGCGGCCAGTTGCTGATGGTCGTGAGCGTGCGGGCGACCATGCCGGCGATCGGGTTCTGGGGGCCGCGCTTCCAGTTCGTCGTGTCGGGGCACGCCGTGAAGGAGCCGACGCCGGCATGA
- the prfB gene encoding peptide chain release factor 2, protein MAGPDFDADLKALDTTLRSIEAVLDLDRMRKEIAELSEQALAPNLWDDQANAQRVTSRLSVLQSEVDRVSSLRSRLDDLGVLVELAEDESDADVLGEAERELTSIKRAIDALEVRTLLSGEYDSREALVTIRSGAGGVDAADFAEMLFRMYLRWAERHKYPTEVYDTSYAEEAGIKSATFAVKAPYAYGTLSVEQGTHRLVRISPFDNQGRRQTGFAAVEVVPVIEQTDEVDIPEDELRVDVYRSSGPGGQGVNTTDSAVRITHLPTGIVVSCQNERSQLQNRATAMTILKAKLLALRKAEEEAKLNVLRGDVAGSWGDQMRSYVLHPYQMVKDLRTEYETGNTQGVLDGEIDGLVEAGIRWRRQQQSPA, encoded by the coding sequence GTGGCTGGACCCGATTTCGACGCTGACCTCAAGGCTCTCGACACGACACTGCGCAGCATCGAGGCCGTTCTCGACCTGGATCGCATGCGCAAGGAGATCGCCGAGCTGTCCGAGCAGGCGTTGGCGCCCAACCTGTGGGACGACCAGGCGAACGCCCAGCGCGTGACGAGCCGGCTGTCGGTGCTGCAGAGCGAGGTCGACCGGGTCAGCTCGCTGCGATCGCGCCTGGACGACCTCGGTGTGCTGGTCGAGCTGGCCGAGGACGAGTCCGACGCGGACGTGCTCGGCGAGGCCGAACGCGAGCTCACGTCGATCAAGCGGGCGATCGACGCGCTCGAGGTCCGGACGCTGCTGTCGGGGGAGTACGACTCCCGCGAGGCGCTGGTGACGATCCGTTCCGGCGCCGGCGGCGTGGACGCGGCCGACTTCGCGGAGATGCTGTTCCGGATGTACCTGCGGTGGGCGGAGCGGCACAAGTACCCGACCGAGGTGTACGACACGTCGTACGCCGAAGAGGCGGGCATCAAGTCCGCCACGTTCGCGGTGAAGGCGCCGTACGCGTACGGGACGCTGTCGGTCGAGCAGGGCACGCACCGGCTGGTGCGGATCTCGCCGTTCGACAACCAGGGCCGCCGGCAGACGGGCTTCGCCGCGGTCGAGGTCGTGCCGGTGATCGAGCAGACCGACGAGGTCGACATCCCCGAGGACGAGCTGCGCGTGGACGTCTACCGTTCGTCCGGGCCGGGCGGGCAGGGCGTCAACACGACCGACTCCGCGGTGCGGATCACCCACCTCCCGACCGGGATCGTGGTGTCGTGTCAGAACGAGCGGTCGCAGCTACAGAACCGCGCGACCGCGATGACGATCCTCAAGGCGAAGCTGCTCGCGCTGCGCAAGGCCGAGGAAGAGGCGAAGCTCAACGTGCTGCGCGGCGACGTCGCCGGCTCGTGGGGCGACCAGATGAGGTCGTACGTCCTGCACCCGTACCAGATGGTGAAGGACCTGCGGACCGAGTACGAGACCGGCAACACCCAAGGTGTCCTCGACGGCGAGATCGACGGCCTCGTCGAAGCCGGCATCCGCTGGCGCCGCCAGCAGCAGTCGCCCGCCTAG
- a CDS encoding M23 family metallopeptidase — MASLAVGLPVAQAGPQEDKRKVDRQLEGAKQDLDESSAALQSASAALQSAEVNLAAAQNKLALVRGQLSAAKAKDTAMAAKLVAARDRVTRAKASLGTAQSRVKDQRQAIAEFANANYQQSGLGELAAVLNSESPADLLSRLQIVDSVAQSQATSLDRLNDARAEVAAKKAALELAEADAEHQRKEAAENLTRMRELERQQLEATNAVGQYVRERAAIQATAAQAKSDDLKQYDALLAERERIKKELKELARKEAEEERKRKERERKERERKKDDGGGNDDDNDDGGGNDDGGGNDDGGGLLSRPVYGHITSPYGMRFHPILHRWKLHDGTDFGAGCGTPIRAAASGKVIRRYYNGGYGNRIFVSHGRISGKSIVTSYNHLSRYSAHVGDRVSRGEVIGYVGTTGYSTGCHLHFMVYQNGDTVNPMKWL, encoded by the coding sequence GTGGCATCCCTGGCTGTGGGGCTGCCCGTTGCCCAGGCCGGGCCGCAAGAGGACAAGCGCAAGGTCGACCGCCAGCTCGAGGGTGCCAAGCAGGACCTCGACGAGTCGTCGGCCGCGCTCCAATCCGCCTCCGCGGCGCTCCAGTCCGCGGAAGTCAATCTCGCCGCCGCCCAGAACAAGCTGGCGCTCGTCCGTGGCCAGCTGTCCGCGGCGAAGGCCAAGGACACGGCGATGGCGGCCAAGCTGGTCGCCGCCCGCGACCGCGTCACCCGTGCGAAGGCGAGCCTGGGCACCGCCCAGAGCCGGGTGAAAGACCAACGTCAGGCGATCGCGGAGTTCGCGAACGCCAACTACCAGCAGTCCGGGCTCGGCGAGCTCGCCGCCGTTCTCAACAGCGAGTCGCCGGCCGACCTGCTCAGCCGGCTGCAGATCGTGGACAGCGTCGCGCAGTCGCAGGCCACGTCGCTCGACCGGCTGAACGACGCGCGCGCCGAGGTCGCGGCCAAGAAGGCCGCCCTGGAGCTCGCCGAGGCCGACGCCGAGCACCAGCGCAAGGAAGCCGCCGAGAACCTGACCCGGATGCGCGAGCTCGAGCGCCAGCAGCTCGAGGCGACGAACGCGGTCGGTCAGTACGTACGCGAACGCGCCGCCATCCAGGCGACCGCGGCGCAGGCGAAGTCCGACGACCTGAAGCAGTACGACGCGCTGCTCGCCGAGCGTGAGCGGATCAAGAAGGAGCTCAAGGAGCTCGCCCGCAAGGAAGCCGAGGAAGAGCGCAAGCGCAAGGAGCGGGAACGCAAGGAGCGCGAGCGCAAGAAGGACGACGGCGGCGGGAACGACGACGACAACGACGACGGTGGCGGCAACGACGATGGTGGCGGCAACGACGACGGCGGCGGCCTGCTGTCTCGTCCGGTGTACGGCCACATCACCTCGCCGTACGGCATGCGGTTCCACCCGATCCTGCACCGCTGGAAGCTGCACGACGGCACCGACTTCGGCGCCGGGTGCGGTACGCCGATCCGCGCGGCGGCGTCCGGCAAGGTCATCCGCCGCTACTACAACGGCGGGTACGGCAACCGGATCTTCGTCTCGCACGGACGGATCAGCGGCAAGTCGATCGTCACCTCGTACAACCACCTCTCCCGCTACTCCGCGCATGTCGGTGACCGGGTGAGCCGTGGCGAGGTGATCGGGTACGTCGGCACGACCGGCTACTCGACCGGCTGCCACCTGCATTTCATGGTCTATCAGAACGGTGACACCGTTAACCCGATGAAGTGGTTGTAA
- the smpB gene encoding SsrA-binding protein SmpB, with protein sequence MVKERGQKFVAQNRKARHDYHIEDTYEAGLVLTGTEVKSLRAGRASLVDGWAIVIDGEAWLEGVHIPEYVQGTWTNHAPRRRRKLLLNRKEIDKIATATSESGTTIVPLSMYFKDGKAKVEIGLAKGKRQYDKRQAVAKRDADREAQRAMARFNSGKR encoded by the coding sequence ATGGTCAAAGAACGTGGTCAGAAGTTCGTGGCGCAAAATCGGAAGGCGCGGCACGACTATCACATCGAGGACACCTACGAGGCCGGGCTGGTTCTCACCGGCACCGAGGTGAAGTCGCTGCGTGCTGGCCGCGCGTCCCTGGTCGACGGCTGGGCCATCGTGATCGACGGCGAGGCCTGGCTCGAGGGCGTGCACATCCCGGAGTACGTGCAGGGCACGTGGACCAACCACGCGCCGCGCCGGCGCCGGAAGCTGCTGCTCAACCGCAAGGAGATCGACAAGATCGCCACGGCGACGAGCGAGAGCGGCACCACGATCGTGCCGCTGTCGATGTACTTCAAGGACGGCAAGGCCAAGGTCGAGATCGGCCTGGCCAAGGGCAAGCGCCAGTACGACAAGCGCCAGGCCGTCGCCAAGCGGGACGCCGACCGCGAGGCCCAGCGGGCCATGGCGAGATTCAACAGCGGCAAACGCTAG